Proteins from a genomic interval of Malassezia vespertilionis chromosome 9, complete sequence:
- a CDS encoding uncharacterized protein (COG:C; TransMembrane:1 (o32-52i); EggNog:ENOG503NUAB) — MSAGCGAQQAQQAQQAQRSAGQQSTDTKHYPFWLGGVAASIAVCFTHPLDLVKLRMQNSPQKTTVFALLRDTLQKEGVRGLYIGLSASICRQMTYSLTRFAAYEEIKGYMLRQGTYGPVTIWQTIGAAGLAGVAGGIAGNPADVVLVRMTSDMYRPPDQQFRYTGALDGVVRIVREESVKTLFRGITPNVARAMLMNSSQLASYDFFKELLKSSGWFVQGGLPHYLCSSLLAGTVATTICSPADVIRARMMNARRNSNWLHNLGMSVRQEGSLFLFRGWLPSWMRLAPQTVILLTVLEELRAAVDYVRK; from the exons ATGAGTGCCGggtgcggtgcgcagcaggcacagcaggcacagcaggcacagcgctCCGCCGGGCAGCAAAGCACCGATACCAAGCACTATCCGTTCTGGCTTGGCGGTGTTGCAGCGAGTATTGCGGTGTGCTTTACGCACCCGCTTGATTTAGTGAagctgcgcatgcaaaaTTCGCCGCAAAAGACGACGGtatttgcgctgctgcgcgatacGCTACAAAAAGAAGGGGTGCGGGGACTGTATATCGGCCTCTCGGCAAGTATATGCCGACAAATGACGTATAGTCTGACAAG ATTTGCCGCGTACGAAGAGATCAAAGGGTACATGCTCCGCCAGGGCACCTACGGCCCCGTCACGATATGGCAGACGATTGGTGCTGCAGGGCTCGCTGGCGTAGCCGGCGGCATTGCAGGGAATCCTGCCGACGTCGTGCTTGTCCGCATGACCAGCGATATGTACCGCCCACCAGATCAGCAGTTTCGCTACACAGGCGCACTCGACGGTGTCGTGCGGATTGTCCGCGAAGAGAGTGTAAAGACTCTGTTTCGTGGCATCACACCGAACGTCGCGCGAGCAATGCTTATGAACTCGTCGCAGCTCGCATCGTACGACTTTTTCAAGGAACTGCTCAAAAGCTCGGGTTGGTTCGTGCAGGGGGGGCTGCCACACTATTTGTGCTCTTCACTCCTCGCCGGTACGGTCGCCACGACCATTTGTTCGCCAGCAGACGTGATCCGTGCGCGAATGATGAACGCGCGCAGAAATTCCAACTGGCTGCATAATCTTGGCATGTCTGTGCGCCAGGAAGGATCTTTGTTCCTCTTCCGCGGCTGGCTGCCTTCCTGGATGCGTCTCGCGCCACAGACGGTGATCTTACTGACAGTCCTGGAAGagttgcgcgcggctgTAGATTATGTACGCAAATGA